The following is a genomic window from Bordetella sp. H567.
GCTTGCTGGAGCCTTCGACTTCCTCGCAATTGACGATGCGCGCGACCCGCAGGTCGATCTTGGCGAAGTCGTCGATGGTGATGGCATCGGCGATCGCTTCGCCGCCCGGCATCACGCCGGCAGCACCATCCGGCGATGCCGGCGCGGCGCCGGCGGCTTTCGCCGAGGCCTGGCCGCTGCTGGCCGGCTTTGCCGCCTTCTGCGCCCCGCCGGCGGCTTTCGCGGCTGTCTGTTCGCCGCCCGCGGCCGGCGCGTCGACCAGCGCGTCCAGCATGGCCGGGTCCACGCGCTGCATCAGATGCTTGAACGGCGCGATGCCCAACGGCAGCATGGCGGCGTCCTGCCAGACGAAGGCGGCTGGCTGGCCGAACAGTTCGCGCGCCACGCGGTCGGCCAGGGCGGGCAGCACCGGCGCCAGCATCACAGACAGGGCCTTGAACCCGGCCAGCGTGCGCGAGCAGATGTCCTGCAGCGCCGCCTTCTGTTCCTCGCCCCCGTTGGCGATGCCCTTGGCCATGACCCAGGGCTGGGCAGCGTCGAAAGCCTGGTTGATGCGGTCGGCGTACGCCATGATGTCGCGGATGGCGCGGCCGTACTCACGCGCCTCCAGCGCGGCGCGCACCGATTCGGCCTGCTCGGCTAGTTCGGCGGAAAGCGCTTTCGTGTCGCCCTGGTAGGCCAGGACGCCATTGAAGTGGCGGGTGATGAAGTTGGCCGCGCGGCTGGCGATGTTGACGTACTTGCCGATCAGGTCGCTGTTGACCCGCGCGATGAAGTCCTCGGCCGTGAAGTCGACGTCCTCGACCTTGGCATTGAGCTTGGCGGCGATGTAATAGCGCAGCCACTCCGGATCCATGCCCACGTCCAGGTAGCGCAGCGGCGAGATCCCGGTGCCGCGGCTCTTGGACATTTTTTCCCCGCTGACCGTGATGAAGCCATGCACGTTCAGTGCGTCGGGCGTTTTACGCCCGGCAAACTTGAGCATGGCGGGCCAGAACAGCGCGTGGAAATAGATGATGTCCTTGCCGATGAAATGCACCTGCTCCGTCGGTCCGGCCGGATCCAGCAGGGCATCGAAGTCCAGGCCCAGCTTGTCGCAATAGGCCTTGAGCGACGCCAGATAGCCGACGGGCGCGTCCAGCCAGACATAGAAGTACTTGCCCGGCGCATCGGGGATTTCGATGCCGAAGTAGGGCGCCTCCCGCGATATATCCCAGTCGCCCAGCTTGGCTTGCGCGTCGTCGGCGCCCAGCCATTCCCGCGTCTTGGCCAGCACTTCGGGCTGCAGGTGGCGCGCGCCGGATGCGTTCGTGCCGGCCGTCCATTCGCGCAGGAAGGCCACGCAGCGCGGGTCCGAGAGCTTGAAGAAGAAATGCTCGGAGCTCTTCAGGACAGGCGTGGCCTTGGTCAGCGTGGAATAAGGGTTGATCAGCTCGGTGGGGGCGTAGACCGCGCCGCACACTTCGCAGGAGTCGCCATACTGGTCCTTGGAATGGCAGACCGGGCATTCGCCCTTGATATAGCGGTCGGCGAGGAACATGCCCTTGACCGGATCGTAGAACTGCTCGATGGTGCGTGTCTCGATCAGGCCCTGGGCCTTCAGCGCCCGATAGATTTCCTGCGACAGCGCCACATTTTCTGGCGTATCCGTGGAGTGCCAGTGATCGAAGCGGATGTGGAAGCCGTCCAGGTAGCGCGGCCGTTCGGCGGCATAGCGCGCCACCAGTTCGCGCGGCGTGATGCCTTCGCTTTCCGCCTTGAGCATGATGGGCGCGCCGTGCGCGTCGTCCGCGCCCACGAAGTGCACGGTGTGGCCCGCCATGCGCATGCTCCTCACCCAGATATCGGCCTGGATGTATTCCATGATGTGGCCGATGTGGAAAGATCCGTTGGCGTAGGGCAGGGCAGTGGTGACGAACAGGGTGCGTGACATGGCCGAAGGGCAGAGTGGGAAACCGGACCCGGCATTTTAGAGCCAGTTGGGCTGGGCATCGCGCGAGCGCGGCCGGGCCGCCGCCATGGGGCAGTCGGAAAAGCAGGCGATGGGAGTGAACAACCGCCGGGAACCGGCAGCAGGGGACGCCGGCGCGGGATGCGCCTAGCGGACTTCGCGCACTTCGACGTCGATGACGTCGGGGCGTACGCCCGGGAATGGGCCGGGGGTGGCGCTGCGCTGGTGCCAGTAGGCCTTGACCCCGAAGGGGCGGCCGCGCACCTTGGCGATGACGTACAGGATGCCCACCGCGATCGCCGTGGATACCATGAAAATCAAGGCCATGACGCCGCCGACCAGGGCTAGCACCGTGAAAGCAAGGGCGCGTACGAAGCGTGTAAGGGCATTGTCCATGCTAGAAATGACGCGAAAAGCGGCGAAAAGTTCCTGCGGATTCCGCTATCCTTGCAACTTGATGATGGGAGCGATGAAGGCCGCACGGTGCTGAAAAGCCAGGCTGTAAACCGGGGTAGCCGCGCCAAGACCCGGGGTGCCTGTAGGAATATAGTGACATGAGTTTGACGATCCAACAAATAAAGGCGGTCCTGGAAGGTGTAACGGACCCGCAAACCGGCGCCAGCATCGGCCAGTATGTGAAAGACCGGGACATCCACCTGGACGCGAATCCGGTTTCGGTCGCTGTCGAGCTGGGCTATCCGGCGCGTACTCAGCAACAGGCCCTGCGCCAAGCCGTGACCGACGCGCTTGCCGCGGCGGGCCTGCCCGGCGTCCAGGTGTCGGTCACATGGAAAATCGCCGCGCATGCCGTGCAGCGTGGCCTGAAGCCGCTGCCTAACGTCGCCAATATCATCGCGGTGGCGTCCGGCAAGGGCGGCGTGGGCAAGAGCACCACCGCCGTCAACCTGGCCCTGGCGCTGGCCGCCGAAGGGGCGCAGGTAGGCGTGCTCGACGCGGATATCTATGGCCCCAGCGTGCCGACCATGCTGGGCATTTCCGGGCGTCCGGCCAGCCATGACAACAAAACCATGGAGCCGCTGCAGGGCCATGGTCTACAGGCGAACTCCATCGGCTTCCTGATCGATGCGGATTCCCCCGCGATATGGCGCGGGCCCATGGTGACGCAGGCGCTGGAACAGCTGCTGCGCCAGACGAACTGGCGCGCGCTGGACTACCTGATCGTCGACATGCCGCCGGGCACGGGCGATATCGCGCTGACCCTGGCGCAGAAAGTGCCGGTGGTGGGCGCCGTCATCGTCACCACGCCGCAGGACATCGCGCTGCTGGACGCGCGCAAGGGGCTGCGCATGTTCGAGAAAGTGGATGTGCCCATCCTGGGGGTGGTGGAAAACATGTCCATGCACATCTGCAGCCACTGCGGACATGCGGAACCGATTTTCGGCGAAGGCGGCGGCAAGCGCATGGCCGAGCAATACGGGGTGGCCTGGCTGGGCGGCCTGCCGCTGACCATGAACATCCGCGAGCAGACGGATGCGGGCAACCCCACGGTGGTGGCGGATCCCGGCAGCGAAGCGGCGGGGCTGTACCGCGACATCGCGCGCCGCGTCGCAGTGGCCGTCGCCGCGCTGCCTCGGGATATGGCCGGGAAATTCCCCAACGTCGTTGTCCAGCAACCCTGACGCATGCAGTGGCTGGCGGGCCTTTTGCTCTGCGTCCTGCTGGCGCTGGTCCAGACGGCGTACGCCAAGCCTGAAATCATCATCGATCCCGGCACGGTGGACCCGGCGTCGGTAAAGGCGGTCAACGATGCCGTGCAAGTGATCGCGCGCCTGGCCTCCGACCAGGACGGCGGCGAAGCGGACCGGCTGCGGCGTCGCGCGCGCGATGCCGCCCTGGCCGCCCTGGCGACCCAGGGCTATTTCGCGGCACGCGTCACGCTGAATACCGGCAGCGACGTGGGCGGCGGCACTTGGGACATCGCCATCGACGCCGGCGTGCGCGCCAGGATCGTCGCCGTCGACC
Proteins encoded in this region:
- the metG gene encoding methionine--tRNA ligase; the protein is MSRTLFVTTALPYANGSFHIGHIMEYIQADIWVRSMRMAGHTVHFVGADDAHGAPIMLKAESEGITPRELVARYAAERPRYLDGFHIRFDHWHSTDTPENVALSQEIYRALKAQGLIETRTIEQFYDPVKGMFLADRYIKGECPVCHSKDQYGDSCEVCGAVYAPTELINPYSTLTKATPVLKSSEHFFFKLSDPRCVAFLREWTAGTNASGARHLQPEVLAKTREWLGADDAQAKLGDWDISREAPYFGIEIPDAPGKYFYVWLDAPVGYLASLKAYCDKLGLDFDALLDPAGPTEQVHFIGKDIIYFHALFWPAMLKFAGRKTPDALNVHGFITVSGEKMSKSRGTGISPLRYLDVGMDPEWLRYYIAAKLNAKVEDVDFTAEDFIARVNSDLIGKYVNIASRAANFITRHFNGVLAYQGDTKALSAELAEQAESVRAALEAREYGRAIRDIMAYADRINQAFDAAQPWVMAKGIANGGEEQKAALQDICSRTLAGFKALSVMLAPVLPALADRVARELFGQPAAFVWQDAAMLPLGIAPFKHLMQRVDPAMLDALVDAPAAGGEQTAAKAAGGAQKAAKPASSGQASAKAAGAAPASPDGAAGVMPGGEAIADAITIDDFAKIDLRVARIVNCEEVEGSSKLLRLTLDVGEGRHRNVFSGIKSAYKPQDLIGKLTVMVANLAPRKMKFGVSEGMVLAASHADESAHPGIYVLEPGTGAQPGMRVN
- the apbC gene encoding iron-sulfur cluster carrier protein ApbC, whose amino-acid sequence is MSLTIQQIKAVLEGVTDPQTGASIGQYVKDRDIHLDANPVSVAVELGYPARTQQQALRQAVTDALAAAGLPGVQVSVTWKIAAHAVQRGLKPLPNVANIIAVASGKGGVGKSTTAVNLALALAAEGAQVGVLDADIYGPSVPTMLGISGRPASHDNKTMEPLQGHGLQANSIGFLIDADSPAIWRGPMVTQALEQLLRQTNWRALDYLIVDMPPGTGDIALTLAQKVPVVGAVIVTTPQDIALLDARKGLRMFEKVDVPILGVVENMSMHICSHCGHAEPIFGEGGGKRMAEQYGVAWLGGLPLTMNIREQTDAGNPTVVADPGSEAAGLYRDIARRVAVAVAALPRDMAGKFPNVVVQQP